CACATTAGCATCATTTTCAATTGTTACAGGGATTCCAGTTCCTTTTTGAATATCTCTAACTGGATAGACTGGATCTGTCCAGTTTAGGTTATAAGCACCTTTGATAGTACCCTCTTCAAAATTAATAGTACCTGGAGAACCCAAACCAATTCCATCGAATTGATCTGAACTCATGCCGTACATTTCAATATGATGATTAATTGAATCAATAATATCAGGAATAATTAATTGTCCATCAGAAAGGATATTTGTTTCAATACTCCATTTTTGTTGAATCTCACCTTTATCAGTGAGAATAGCAAATTTGATTGTTGTACCACCAAGGTCAACACCGATTAACTTTTTGTCTGTCACTTTGATCTGTCCTTTTCTTTCTTTTCTTCTTTTCTATGCTCCCGTTTTAAGACCAATTGAGCACTGATAAAAGTCTTTTTGTCGATCATTTGGCTCTCATATAACCGTTTAACTTCAATAAACATGAGCTCTATATCCCACAATCTCTTACCAACGTGAACATAGGTCCCAAATCTCTTTAATAACTGTTGAACGTCATAGAGAGTCGTAAAACTCATTCTATCATCCATAAACTACCATCCCTCTTGCGTACATGTAATAAGAAATGGCCACAATCACTACTAAAGCCAATATTCTAATTATCATTTTAGGACGCTTAATACCAGGTAAACTCAAAGCGTAGCCTAAGAAGAAACCTCCGACCGCACCACCGACGTGTCCCCAGATATTAATACTTGGCATAAATAGATCCAACAAGAGATTAATTACGATCAATCCTAGAAAACTTTTCCCGACTTCTGTCATAAACCGATTCTCACGATATATTAAAGCTAAAGATAGAAACGCTGCAAACATCCCGAAAATCGCAGTACTGGCACCTACAGAAATAGCATTTTCATTGCCAAAAGCAAAACTAGCTAAATTCCCAGTAATACCACTCAACATGTAAATCGTAAAAAAGCGCCAATGTCCGACCATCGGCTCTAATCTTTGACCAACATATAACAGTGTAAACCCATTCATGAAAATATGGAAGATACTTAGATGTAAAAATATTGGTGTAATCAAACGCCACCAATCACCAGTTTGTATACTGGAATTAGTCATTGCACCGAGAGTCATCAGTGTACTAGCATTCTGCGAACCACCAGACAGGACCTCAACTAGATATAGGCCAATAGTTACAACTAAGAGAGTCCATGTCACATAAGCATTGCTTTGTCTATTAAACATCTTATCTATCCTTATTGCTAAAAATTATTTTATCAACTGGTTTATCTAAAACATAAATTGGCCATGGTGCTTGCTCATAACATTGTTGTGATGAAGCCAAAGAAATGGTTTTAGTTGGATATTTGGCTAAGTAACGGTCAAAATAACCCGTTCCAGAACCTAAAC
This sequence is a window from Companilactobacillus alimentarius DSM 20249. Protein-coding genes within it:
- a CDS encoding YqgQ family protein, with the translated sequence MDDRMSFTTLYDVQQLLKRFGTYVHVGKRLWDIELMFIEVKRLYESQMIDKKTFISAQLVLKREHRKEEKKEKDRSK
- a CDS encoding rhomboid family intramembrane serine protease, which translates into the protein MFNRQSNAYVTWTLLVVTIGLYLVEVLSGGSQNASTLMTLGAMTNSSIQTGDWWRLITPIFLHLSIFHIFMNGFTLLYVGQRLEPMVGHWRFFTIYMLSGITGNLASFAFGNENAISVGASTAIFGMFAAFLSLALIYRENRFMTEVGKSFLGLIVINLLLDLFMPSINIWGHVGGAVGGFFLGYALSLPGIKRPKMIIRILALVVIVAISYYMYARGMVVYG